The following proteins come from a genomic window of Rutidosis leptorrhynchoides isolate AG116_Rl617_1_P2 chromosome 10, CSIRO_AGI_Rlap_v1, whole genome shotgun sequence:
- the LOC139873654 gene encoding transcription factor GTE3, chloroplastic-like: MDADKISKGKSSWGDNSNSKVYTRMINKSTEIYPNQFATHPNVTKSVVSLMNNRVKINLKHVKSNNESKALSKKLKLEVDQVRGLVQKLEEKKLRAKAFKSCNGLLNRLMKHKNGWVFNEPVDAEKFRVNDYYEVIKQPMDLGTIKSRLAQSFYKSPKEFADDVRLTFRNALKYNREGHEVHTMAEQLLKVFEDKWMVIELECNPDWMYALVFDAERSRRT; this comes from the coding sequence ATGGATGCTGATAAGATAAGCAAAGGTAAGAGTAGTTGGGgagataatagtaatagtaaagtTTATACAAGAATGATTAACAAAAGTACTGAAATTTACCCAAATCAATTTGCTACTCATCCCAATGTAACTAAATCAGTTGTATCATTGATGAATAATCGAGTCAAGATTAATTTAAAGCATGTGAAATCGAACAATGAGAGTAAAGCGCTTAGCAAGAAGCTAAAATTAGAGGTTGATCAAGTTAGGGGTTTAGTTCAAAAGCTTGAAGAAAAAAAACTTAGGGCTAAGGCGTTTAAGAGTTGTAACGGTTTGCTTAATCGGTTAATGAAGCATAAGAATGGTTGGGTGTTTAATGAGCCTGTTGATGCTGAGAAGTTTAGGGTGAATGATTACTATGAGGTTATCAAGCAGCCTATGGATTTAGGAACGATTAAGAGTCGGCTTGCTCAAAGCTTTTATAAGTCGCCTAAGGAGTTTGCGGATGATGTTAGGTTAACGTTTCGTAATGCTTTGAAGTATAATCGTGAAGGGCATGAAGTTCATACTATGGCTGAACAGTTGTTGAAGGTATTTGAAGACAAGTGGATGGTGATTGAGTTGGAGTGTAATCCGGATTGGATGTATGCATTGGTGTTTGATGCAGAACGTTCGCGTAGGACTTGA
- the LOC139873416 gene encoding malate dehydrogenase 1, mitochondrial codes for MRTEMLKSIRSSLQKSSSSTLFRRSYSTESAPERKVVVLGAAGGIGQPLSLLMKLNPLVSSLSLYDIAGTPGVAADVSHINTRSEVVGYMGDENLGKALEGADVVIIPAGVPRKPGMTRDDLFNINAGIVKGLCTAIAKYCPHALVNMISNPVNSTVPIAAEVFKKAGTYDERRLFGVTTLDVVRAKTFYAGKAKVPVAGVNVPVVGGHAGVTILPLFSQATPQANSLSQDEIVALTKRTQDGGTEVVEAKAGKGSATLSMAYAGAIFADACLKGLNGVPDVVECSFVQSNVTELPFFASKVRLGKNGVEEVLGLGSLNDYEKQGLEILLPELKSSIEKGIKFANQS; via the exons ATGAGGACCGAAATGTTGAAATCGATCCGATCTTCGCTTCAGAAATCATCATCTTCAACTTTATTCCGCCGGAGTTACTCAACGGAATCTGCTCCGGAACGTAAGGTCGTGGTCTTAGGTGCCGCCGGCGGTATCGGACAACCGCTTTCACTTCTCATGAAATTAAATCCTCTTGTATCTAGTTTATCCTTATACGATATTGCCGGTACTCCCGGTGTTGCTGCTGACGTCAGCCACATCAACACCAGATCTGAG GTGGTTGGTTACATGGGTGATGAAAATTTGGGGAAGGCATTGGAAGGAGCTGATGTTGTCATCATTCCAGCTGGTGTACCAAGGAAACCAGGTATGACACGCGATGATCTTTTCAACATCAATGCTGGTATTGTTAAGGGCCTGTGCACAGCTATCGCCAAGTATTGTCCTCAC GCATTGGTTAATATGATCAGTAACCCTGTCAACTCCACGGTACCCATTGCTGCTGAGGTCTTTAAGAAAGCAGGTACCTATGATGAGAGAAGGTTGTTTGGTGTGACCACACTTGATGTTGTTAGGGCAAAAACTTTCTATGCTGGAAAGGCAAAGGTTCCAGTTGCTG GTGTCAATGTGCCCGTTGTTGGTGGCCATGCTGGTGTTACCATTTTACCATTGTTTTCTCAG GCTACACCACAAGCAAACAGTTTATCACAAGACGAGATAGTTGCTTTAACAAAACGAACTCAAGATGGTGGTACAGAGGTTGTGGAGGCCAAGGCTGGAAAGGGTTCAGCTACACTTTCTATGGC TTATGCTGGAGCAATATTTGCCGATGCTTGTTTGAAAGGACTTAATGGGGTCCCGGATGTTGTAGAATGCTCATTTGTGCAATCAAATGTAACTGAACTACCTTTCTTTGCATCAAAG GTGAGATTAGGCAAAAATGGTGTAGAGGAAGTACTGGGACTCGGCTCACTTAACGATTACGAGAAACAAGGTTTGGAGATCCTTTTGCCCGAGCTCAAGTCATCTATCGAGAAGGGAATCAAGTTTGCGAACCAGAGTTAA